DNA sequence from the Pseudophryne corroboree isolate aPseCor3 chromosome 6, aPseCor3.hap2, whole genome shotgun sequence genome:
AATAGAGGCTGAGAAGTGAGAAGGACCATGTTGTTTCGACAGGAGAAGAGGTGGTGGTGAGAGTGTAGGAAAGATGTGTTGGAGAAGCCAGAGGTATGATAGAGGTGAGAGAACCTATGCAGGAGTCCAGGGTGTCAAGGAAAGGTCCACTAGATGAGCGCATGAGTGCAGGTGATGGAGAGGAGTTTAGAGGGAGCAGCACAAGTTGGTTTGCTAATGCCCTTGATGTCCTCAAGAAGAAGTGGGTCATCTTCAAGGATAAGATGTGGGTGATCTGTGCAGCATAGTTGTTGATGAAGAGGAACGTGGGGCCCAGAAGTGGTAGCTGACCACAACAAGCTAGTTAGGAGAGACGCATGGTGTGAATCTTGAGCGATGGGAAGGTAAGGGAGTGTTCCTGGAGAACAATACTGAAGGTACAGAAGTAACTTAGTGgctgtcagatttgggtgggtgtgtgaaGGATAGACTGCTAGTGGGTGGCAAGGAGAGCAGTCTCAGAAGGCGGTTCAGTGATGGAAGGGTGATTTGAAGACATTAATTGTAATGCATAAGAATCAGCGGGGTTAGTGCATCATAGGCGCAAAGGGTGGTGAAGGGAGGGGTAGAGCTAGAAAGCAGGCGAGATCCTGAGAGGAAGGCACGGTGGAGTGTGAGAGGAAGGCACGGTGGAGTGTGGAAGTGGTGAGGTGGAATAAAAAGTGTAAGGAGAAATGCAAAGGCAACAGGGCAGGAGGGGGAAGCAGAGAGACCAGGGAAGAGACGGGAGGGAGTATACCAAAGGCGGGTATGGAGATGGAAGGGAAATAAGGTAGGTGGGTGGCACTTGATCAGGCCAGATGGAAGCAGACTAGGGTGGAGAAAGAGAACAGACCTCCTATGGGAGGGGGGTAGAATTCTAAAGGGTTCTTAAGCAGGATCGTGAAGAGTTGTGAGTAAAAGGAGTAATGGTGAAAAGGGTGTAGCATTGTCGCCCCCCATCCCGTGTGCCGTGGCACTGCGAGTCACCGGCAGAGGTGTCACAACTTGGTGGTCCAGTCCGAAATCAAATGGTATCTTTGTAGGCAGGGCCACGTGCCGCCACAGAGTCAGTCCACGGCCATTTGCACAAGCTGCGCTGCttagtgtgtgtatctggcactctcgcCCCATCACGCCCTTTCCCTATCTTGTACTCCTCCTCCGCGTGGCTTGTGCAGACCTCCGTGTAAGTAgggtcctctctcctcccctaaaaaaaattctcatCCACTGTATGTCTGTCACCATCTTTGTATtaatctgtatgtgctcctgtatcacGGTGCCTCTCCGTCCCCCCCTTTGCGTGTGGGTCTTGCGCTGGCGGTGCAACCAAATGCATGAAGCCGCATGAACCCTCCCATAGACGGGCGCTCGCATAAAGTAATAAATCCGCCCTTGTGCCCGTTTTGCGATACTCGGGCTCAGGTCCATTGCACGGTGTGTTGTGATTTCCCCGCACAGCGCTGCGGACGCTTTGTGGCGCAATATAATAAATAAGACGGACACaatgaaaatatttattttaatataaactTATTCATAAAACGTgtgcaaaatgtaatgcaaaaaacaTACTCTATAAATAAAACACAAACCTCCCAATGCTGAGGTAACTCCGCCCCCTACTGGGCGTCACAGAGAGCGCAGGAGCCGGATAGTCCCAGCAGAGCGCTCACAGCCTCTAACTCAGACAGACTGTACACATTATTGCTGTAGGGGTGAGGGGGCGACACCTCCGCAGAGCACCCTGATCCATGGGGGCTCATCCGCTCCTCCGCCTTATGCGCTGACTGAGGGGGGCTCCGCTCCTCGGCCACAATATGCGCTGACTGCGGGGGGATAATACCCACAATTTCACATGCGAGAGACACAGGGTCAGAGGTAGTTACATCAATTCTTCCCCCATCATACACCAAGTCCGGAAGCCCTGTCGCTGTGTTTAGCACGGGGGTCCCCGCTTCCTGGCTGATACATAACAGAGTTATGGGGTCTCCACCTCCTCCTGGACTGGGGGGCTCAGATGCAACAGACGAGTAGTAGATGCAAGACGACATTATCGGAGCGGGGGTCTGCAGGCGGAAACAGCCAAATACCTGTAAGGAGAAGCGTAATATATCAGATCACACTCACCCAgacagcctgcccctccccctgcagggtgacacagacagaagggagctatgagtatgagcctgcccctccccctgcagggtgacacagacagaagggagctatgcgcctgcccctccccctgcagagtgacacagacagaagggagatataaacctgtccctccccctgcagggtgacacggtgacacagtgacacagacagaagggagatataaacctgtccctccccctgcagggtgacacagtgacacagacagaagggagctatgagcctgtccctccccctgcagggtgacagtgAAACAGACAGAAAGGAACTATGagtctgtccctccccctgcagggtgacacagtgacacagacagaagggagctatgagcctgtccctccccctgcagggtgatacagagagaagggagctatgagcatgtccctcctcctgcagggtgacacagatagTAGGGAGCTataagcctgtccctccccctacagggtgacacagacagaagggagctatgagcctgtccctccccctgcagggtgacacagacagaatggagctatgagcctgtcgctcctcctgcagggtgacacaggcaGAAGGGGGCTGTGTGTATGCCCCTCCCCCTTCAAGGTGAtatagtgacacagacagaagggagctatgaacctgtccctccccctgcagggtgacagtgacacagacagaagggagctatgagcctgtccctccccctgcagggtgacagtgacagagacAGAAAGGAACTATGagtctgtccctccccctgcagggtgacacagtgatacagacagaagggagatatgagcctgcccctccccctgcagggtgacacagacagaagggagatatgagcctgcccctccccctgcagggtgacacagacagaagggagctatgagcctgtccctacccctgcagggtgacacagacagaatgaagctatgagcctgcccctcccccttcaAGGTGAtatagtgacacagacagaagggagctataagcctatccctccccctgcagggtgacacagacagaatggagctatgagcctgcccctccccctacagggtgacacagacagaaaggagctatgagcctgtccctccccttgcagggtgacacagtccgaagggagctatgagcctgtccctccccctgcagggtgacacagacagaagggagctatgagcctgtccctccccctgcagggtgaagcagtcagaagggagctatgagcctgtccttccccctgcagggtgacacagacagaagggagctatgagcctgtccctccccctgcagggtgacacagacagaagggagctatgagcctgtccctccccctgcagggtgacagtgACACAGAAAGAAGAGAGAGCTATaaacctgtccctccccctgcagggtgacacagtgacacagataaAAGGGACCTATGAGCCTGTCCCTTCccatgcagggtgacacagacagaagggagctatgagcctgcccctccccctgcagagtgACACAGGCAGAAGGGGGCTATGTGTATGCCCCTCCCCCTTCAAGGTGATATAGTGACACAGAAAGAAGGGAGCTATGTGTATGCCCCTCCCCCTACAGggtgacagacagaagggagctatgagcctgcccctccccctgcagggtgacacagacagaagggagctatgtgcctgtccctccccctgcagggtgacacagagaagggagctatgagcctgtcaatccccctgcagggtgacacagacagaagggagctatgagcctgtccctacccctgcagggtgacacagacagaatgaagctatgagcctgcccctccccctgcagggtgacacagacagaagggagctatgagcctgtccctccccttgCAAGGTGACACAGtccgaagggagctatgagcctgtccctccccctgcagggtgacacagacagaagggagctatgagcctgtccctctccctgcagggtgacacagacagaaggagcTATGagactgtccctccccctgcagggtgacacagtgacgcagtcagagggagctatgagcctgtccttccccctgcagggtgacacagtgacacagacagaagggagctatgaaccTGTCCCTCCTccggcagggtgacacagacagaaggtggCTGTGTGTATGCCCCTCCCCCTTCAAGGTGAtatagtgacacagacagaagggagatatgaacctgtccctccccctgcagggtgacagtgacacagacagaagggagctatgaacctgtccctccccctgcagggtgacagtgacacagacagaaggagctatgagcctgtccctccccctgcagggtgacagtgacacagacagaaaggAACTATGagtctgtccctccccctgcagggtgacacagtgacacagacagaagggagctatgagcctgtccctccccctgcagggtgatacAGACAGAAGGGAACTATGAGCTTGTCccaccccctgcagggtgacacagacagaagggagctatgagcctgcccctccccctgcagggtgatacagagagaagggagctatgagcatgtccctcctcctgcagggtgacacagatagtagggagctatgagcctgtccctccccctacagggtgacacagacagaagggagctatgagcctgtccctccccctgcagggtgacacagacagaatggagctatgagcctgtcgctcctcctgcagggtgacacagacagaagggggcTGTGTGTATGCCCCTCCCCCTTCAAGGTGAtatagtgacacagacagaagggagctatgaacctgtccctccccctgcagggtgacagtgacacagacagaagggatctatgagcctgtccctccccctgcagggtgacagtgacacagacagaaatgAACTATGagtctgtccctccccctgcagggtgacacagtgacacagacagaagggagctatgagcctgcccctccccctgcagggtgacacagtgacacagacagaagggagctatgagcctgcccctccccctgcagggtgacacagtgacacagacagaaaggAGCTATGAACCtgtccctcctcctgcagggtgacacagacagaagggggcTGTGTGCATGCCCCTCCCCCTTCAAGGTGAtatagtgacacagacagaagggagctatgaacctgtccctccccctgcagggtgacagtgacacagacagaagggagctatgaacctgtccctccccctgcagggtgatacagtgacacagacagaaaggAACTATGAGTCTGTCCCTCCccatgcagggtgacacagtgacacagacagaagggag
Encoded proteins:
- the SAP25 gene encoding histone deacetylase complex subunit SAP25 isoform X2 codes for the protein MYWGNRNIMCIYIYSNSLYCGGSSVAGVLYKWGQMLCSDQTDCNSGEETDDGDFSDDGSARSADDDETEDQCSPSALPSIPSEENVPSARTLYHPTFEAYYAAVAILQTSETPEMQKRRQDGFSVNNGEYFYTDPLLPAGHRVYNCLSPATQNVFGCFRLQTPAPIMSSCIYYSSVASEPPSPGGGGDPITLLCISQEAGTPVLNTATGLPDLVYDGGRIDVTTSDPVSLACEIVGIIPPQSAHIVAEERSPPQSAHKAEERMSPHGSGCSAEVSPPHPYSNNVYSLSELEAVSALLGLSGSCALCDAQ
- the SAP25 gene encoding histone deacetylase complex subunit SAP25 isoform X1, with the translated sequence MALWPRTTVRPGPIAPCKLLLRTFNYPLTHPAATSGEMLCSDQTDCNSGEETDDGDFSDDGSARSADDDETEDQCSPSALPSIPSEENVPSARTLYHPTFEAYYAAVAILQTSETPEMQKRRQDGFSVNNGEYFYTDPLLPAGHRVYNCLSPATQNVFGCFRLQTPAPIMSSCIYYSSVASEPPSPGGGGDPITLLCISQEAGTPVLNTATGLPDLVYDGGRIDVTTSDPVSLACEIVGIIPPQSAHIVAEERSPPQSAHKAEERMSPHGSGCSAEVSPPHPYSNNVYSLSELEAVSALLGLSGSCALCDAQ